Below is a genomic region from Homo sapiens chromosome X, GRCh38.p14 Primary Assembly.
tcttcaaggagaactacaaaccactgctcaatgaaataaaagaggatacaaacaaatggaagaacactccacACTCATGGGTAGGaacaatcaatattgtgaaaatggccatactgcccaaggtaatttatagattcaatgccatccccatcaagctaccaatgactttcttcacagaattggaaaaaactactttaaagttcatatggaaccaaaaaagagcccacatcgccaagtcaatcctaagccaaaagaacaaagctagagacatcaagctacctgacttcaaactatactacaaggatacagtaaccaaaacagcatggtactggtaccaaaacagagctatagatcaagggaacagaacagagccctcagaaataatgccgcatatctataaccatctgatctttgacaaacctgacaaaaacaagcaatggggaaaggattccctatttaataaatggtgcttggaaaactggctagccatatgcagaaagctgaaactggaacccttccttccaccttatacaaaaattaattcaagctggattaaagacttaaatgttagacctgaaaacataaaaactctggaagaaaacctaggcaataccattcaggacataggcatgggcaaggacttcatgtctaaaacactaaaagcaatggcaacaaaagccaaaattgacaaatgggatctaattaaactcaagagcttctgcacagcaaaagaaactaccatcagagtgaacaggcagcctacagaatgggagaaaatttttgcaatctactcatctgacaaagggctaatatccagaatctacaatgaactccatcaaatttacaagaaaaaaacaaccccatcaaaaagtgggcaaaggatatgaacagacacttctcaaaagaagacacttaggcagccaaaagacacatgaaaaaatgctcatcatcactggccatcagagaaatgcaaatcaaaaccacaatgagataccatctcacaccagttagaatggcgatcattaaaaagtcaggaaacaacaggtgctggagaggatgtggagaaataggaacacttttacactgttggtgggactggaaactagttcaaccattgtggaagtgagtgtggtgattcctcagggatctagaactagaaataccatttgactcagccatcccattactgggtatatacccaaaggattataaatcatgctgctataaagacacatgcacatgtatgtttcttgcggcactattcacaatagcaaagacttggaaccaacccaaattttgagaagtgtctgttcatatcctttgcccaccaACCAATCCAACAATAAtagcctggattaagaaaatgtggcacatatacaccatggaatactatgcagccataaaaaatgatgagctcacgtcctttgtagggacatggatgaaattagaaatcatcattctcagtaagctatcgcaaggacaaaataccaaacactgcatgttctcactcatagatgggaattgaacgatgagaacacatggacacaggaaggggaacatcgcactctggggactgttgtggggtggggggagtggggagggttagcattaggagatatacctaatgctatatgacaagttaatgggtgcagcacaccagcatggcacatgtatacatatgtaacttacctgcacattgtgcacatgtaccctaaaacttaaagtataataataataaaaaaaagaaaatgtggcacatatacactatggaatactaagcagccataaaaaatgatgagttcatgtcctttatagggacatggatgaagctggaaaccatcattctcagcaaactatcacaaggacaaaaaaccaaacaccacatgttgtcactcataggtgggaattgaacagtgagaacacatggaaacaggaaggggaacatcacacaccagggcctgttgtggggtggggggagtggggagggatagcattagaagatatacctaatgttaaatgacgagttaatgggtgcagcacaccaacatggcacatgtgtacatatgtaactaacctgcacattgtgcacatgtaccttaaaacttaaagtataacaaaaaatataaaacaaaaaatttccagTGCCTAGTACGCATAAGAGAAGGATGGCCACAATTACTGGTTCTAATCAGCATTGTATTGGGTGAGTCCGTCTGATGTTGTGaaataggaaaaaggaaaaagtacagTGTTTGAAATGTCAGAAACAAGCTGTTGTTATTCAAAGACGATATGATTGTGTATGTTGAAAATCCGAAAGGATCTAGAGATAAATTTGGAATGAGGATATTTAGCAAGTTTACTGCATAGAAAAACAATATACAAACATGATACCTGTTGgttgaatggaagaaaaaagtgttttctcTGTTCTTGCCCTACTACCAGTAACATcaaagacttctgtgaccaaatatgTGGGGGCTTTTCTCAACACACCAAGCAAGCAATCAGTTTTGCAGCATACGCGAGCTGGGTATCCTCCCATTCAACTCCAATAggatctacctggagatagcatcagattgCACAgattgagggctcagtcccacaagaggACCCTGCCAATTGCTTCAAGCCCTAGGTTGTTTTACTGTGTTTCTGACACACCAGCTATAAATTGAATTTCCCATGACTCCTACTCGAGTTCAATTAATTTACTAAAGCATCTCACGACTCAGTGAAACATATACATTTATGGGTTGATTTAAACAGGATATTAGAAAGGATCCAGTTAAAGAGATGCATAGGGTAAGGAATGAGTTAAGGGGCAGGGAGCATCCATGCCCTCTGTGGAAATGCTATCCTCCATGTGtgcagctatccagaagctctctgaaccctgtccTTTTCGGTTTTCATGGAGGTTTCCATTATGCAGGTGTGATCGATTAAACCACTGgctggccattggtgatcaacttaaccttcaactcttctcccttccctgaaggtttggggtggggctgaaagtcccagcCCACTAATCCCCCATCCCAAAGCTACCTAGGGGCTGCTAGGCATCAGTCcaactcattagcatacaaaaagacatcaCTTTGTGGAGATTCTAAAAATATTAAGAGTTGTATGCCAGTATACAGGGTAGaggaccaaatatatatttatatatttcataatatcacaAGTGTGTGTACCAGTGTAATCAgaatagaaaatttcaaaaatgatacttttccttttctttttttaaacagagtctcactctgtcacccaggctggagttgcagtggcctGAACATAACTACCTACATCCtcgacctcctgagttcaagggatcctctcaacatagcctcaggagtagctgggactaaggctacatatatacatgcatacattcatgcattcatgcagtcattcatttattttgcagtgagggggtctcactatgttgcccaagctggtgtcagtttcctgagctcaagaaatcctcctgtctccgcatcccaaagtgctgggattacaggcttgagccaccacacctggccaccatTTTCAATAGTAccaaatatttgggaataaaatgaacaaaaaatgtgCAAGACTTCTTTGGAGAAAGCTGCAAAAGTTTATTTCGATATTTTTAAGTCAAATATCTTAGATAAAAACAGTTTTGTGTTGTTTCAGCTTGTCTTCATTTAAACCTGTGGTTGCCTGTCACCTATAATAGAAATATAACAGGAGGGAACATTAGTAGCAGAACTGTATTCAGATGACATTAAAGGTAGGCAAAGGACACCAAAGTTTTGGTTTTATACCGTGGATTAAACCAGAAGCCTAAGAGTAACCTGATGGCTAACATTCAGTTAGACCTCTGTAGAGACTTTGAAGATAGGCTTCCAAGTATATACATtagcaacatttttaaaacatcctgCCTTCTGTAGTTCAAGGAAACCAAAAACTGTCTAACTTCAGAGCACTTTAAATCAAGTGAACCTATTAAAAGGTGGCTCAAAGTGAAAAGCAAACATTGtgtattgttttaataaaaatatgaccaACACACAACAAACCtaagaaacaaaaggaatttaCAAACAATGTATCATGTAATGCAATGTTTTGCCTTGAAATAATAGTCTGGATGTTCAACAAGCTCCTGGGAAACAATTTATGTCACATTAGGGACTGCAAAAGTGCAGTGAATTGAAAGGTCAGTACtgcatttgttttttctctttgcacaGAAGTCCAAAAATATTGCTTGGGGCTAGTTCATCCTTCTGTGGTCTTTAAGGTACGGTAACCATTTGTCCAAGATTTTCACCTATCATCCTGATGTCAATATGAAGAGTCCCTCTTTTTACACTTGAAAGTATTCCCAttggtaaaataaattacatggtCACATTTGGTTTAATCTATCACTATTATTTTTGACATCAAAATGAGAAAGAGGCATATATCATGAATAGTCgggcaaaaaaagaaatggagggagaggaaaatagaaaaggacagTAAGACATCTGGAAAAGCCAAATAATTGTTTCTAAAAGTTAAGTGTTTTTGAGGGATAAGTGGGAACTTTCAGAAGTTTTCCCACACTCTTTGTGATGCTTAGATGTTCAGGTATTACTGGAATAAATTAACTAATGTATGTGTTCCTAGCATATCAATCATTTCATTCATACTTCGAAAATACTAGAGTTCAAGAATGTATTCACTTTCGATTATACCATATATTCAGTATCTGTTAGGGTCTTGTTCATATTCCATGTTgagctttttccattttcttcaagaGTGTGTAAACTATTACTCTATTCATAgctatttttcaaaagaacaatcttttaaatgtattacttTTGGATTACATTTCCTTTTACTAATGACTCATATCTGTCTCTTATTAAGGacctctttccttttcccttagaTTTATTCTATTGctctttataattttcattaatattttcctttctcgTGTAATTTTCTATCTATTTTAACAAGATACTCACTTAAGACTATCTTCCTAAGAATACAATTGAGGATTGCTCAATGGGCTCCTGGAAATAATTGAAAACTATCTTTCATGTAAATAGTCTAATGGAATGGTTCAGCAGTATAGAGTAAAACCATTTAGGCAATTTCTTCCATAAATATGGAATGCTTCCTATAAATTCAGAAGCTCTTCTGATTAACAGTCATCAATTTGGAAAATATGTGGAAAAGATACTTTCATGAAGCAAGTTGCCCACTCATTTTCTTAGGAACCATGAAATCTCAACTCAGATATTATAACTGGAGCGAAACTGATTGTTATGAAAAACAAATCATATCTTTGTATTCTATCCAACAGAACATGAGGATACAGAAATCAATTTTGAAACAGATGTTAATACATCTGATATGCATTTACTATTTTCAATAACAGCAAAAGATGGTTGTAGAATTTATGGAATTCATCCAGAATCTCACAAATAATGTTAGAGCTGTTATTAGAATCTGCTTAAGGTGCTCAGGATATTTCACACAAAGTGGTATTACAAATGCATTATGTATTTGTTAAAagcagaaattgaaaaatatctgaaaattgtTAGTTGTTGGGTATAATCAGAAGTAAGAATATGCTTTCATATTTGATGATTCAATGTGGGTTTGACCCAATTTGTGTCTGTAGCTGATAGTGTTTAAGTCTTACAGTCAGGCAATTGGGGTCTGAACAACCTTTCAAAAAAAGTCTGCATTTGAACTCTGATTTTAAAGGGATAGTAATGTTCTCTTTTATTATCAAAAGTATAATATTGTGGAAAACAGAAAGCACATAATAATGGATAGCATACCTCCTTCTGGCATTTTAAATTGTTCTGATTTTGGCAGAATCTTCCCCTGGTCATCAGGACCATTTCCACATTCACCCCCAGTCTTTGACTGAGACAGCTCCTGGAGATCAGCTTCCAGGTCAggcactaaaaaatacaaaggttGTCGATTGAAGCAGGCaaacaagaaagataaagaaggaaatgatAATATTCTTTTCCTCAATGTTATGAAATAAAAGGCTGCAGGCGACTGTGGTAATAAATGTGATGCAAAGATGTCCCACCTTTGTTTTCCTGTACTATGAAATCTTATCTTAAATGACAATCTGAGGAAAAATCAGACCACACTTACATTTCCTATACTTTACCATTGTGTACTATAAACAGTGAGTGTCAGCTATCTAGGAAACCTAAAGACTGCCCAATGGATAGCATTTTAATAATAACTTAAATGTAATTTTCTGAAAGATTAGATGAATATATTGGTGAGCCTATGACAAATCTTACAGTCCTGACACTCATCACCTGTTGAGGTAACTTGAAAATTTTTTGgttaaaattaaacaaacttaGGTCCAAAGGCCCTATATGTAACTTTCCATAAATGAATCCCATTCACAAAAAAATACCGAATATAACAGCAAAATCGCTGTCTTCCACAAGAGTACAGAAacttgagtgaaaaaaaaattaatgggcaTTGTTGACAGTCATATTCTGGAAACCCCTTAACAGTGAATTGCTAAAGTAACCCATGACCCAAATTCTGTCAATGTTTAACTTCAAAATGCTCTCTGTTGAGgaaataatttctgtttcatGATAATCTTATCGTACTTCgagttttctaattataaaagtatataaacaaCTCTTTAAAAGCCCCTTAAAATCATACTAATATAGCTACCTGTATGCCAATGTCCTGAATTATCCAGATTTTACCAAACATACtttcaaaaatacaaagcaaaggAAAGAGTGGCTGTCATTCATTGAGCTCTTTTCTGGCGTTGCTATCCTGCTTCACTGAACTTTGTTTTGTCCTGAGCCAATACTGAAGTACTTACAGTACAGACACATTTGAGTATTAACATTTCAAGCAAAATCATTCACGTTTTCTAATGTGAATGGTAGGGAGAACACAAACCTTGGAATGAAATATGAATTCCTTCTCCATGACTCAACTGTTCTTGGTAAGCCTCCatttcagagcctcagttttcttatttataaaatggggctaaCATCCTTATGCAAATGGGCTTTATTCAGTGTATTCAGGTAGGGTGACTTGGCATTCTACATGCTATTAAAGGGTGCATACAATACTGTGGACACCTTGGCTGAGAAGATCAGACAACAACATTCTAAGAAGATCAAAGTAAACTagtgaaataatgtatatttttgtacATCAAATTAAACAGTTTCATCTGATTTAGCAAGGACTGTATTTTCAAGCATACGAAATATATTTCAAAGGTAAGAGAAGATTCATTATATCCATGAAGCTGCAAACTATACTCTTCACTTTTCCAGCCAACTCTCAGCAAATGTTTGAGATCCtttcctaatgttttctttcctcctgttACTGGTCATGGCATAAGGCATGATGCACACATaggcctcctcccctccccatagacattctttctttcccttcccagcaccTTGAGTCTCAGCTGCACCCTgatcttcttctctctcctgaccAGGTGCAGGATCCCGACTTTCAGTTGGTGGTTCCTCTTGCTGAGGCTCCTCATCACCGGGCTCCTGGAaccaggggtgtgtgtgtgtgtgtgtgtgtgtgcagataaAAAGTTTTGTTATCGATACATTTCAATAATACAAATATACAGAATACATAGATATTTCTGATCATAAGTCTAAAGACATTTCTCCAACACGATTCCACAtacttatttttcataaagttACTCTTCCCACAGAGAGGTTACTCTAAGACAGTTGCCCTCAAGGGCTTTGGAAGCTGTTTTAATCTAAGCTGGGATGAATGTGTGTAATCTTTTGCAAATAAGCATGAGAAGGAAATCATGGGCAAAATCTGGGGAACACAAGATCATCCATCCAGACAACAGAAGAACTTAATCCTCTTGGACTAGTCTTTCCTTCATGAGATGCCATGattatttttctcagcatggGAGACCTTTATTGGTATATCTATACTGGTTCAACAACAATTACAAAACATAGTTTTGCAACAACAACAAGTTACAAAAATAACTTTCTGCTAATAGAAAACATCAAAGGTTAAGGCACTCACCAGCATAGGCCCAATCAGCTCAGGAGGTGGTACACTTCTCCTCGGCCTAGGCCTATATGTTGATCTTCCTCGCCAAATCATATTTCACACTGCAAACAGAATACTGTGAATTGGTAAATGCACTTGAAAAGACAGCTATATTTGACCACTTCCATGACCAAATATtaacttgtcattttttaaaagtttgtaaatACTTTCGAACTAAGTCTCAGGGCAAGTGTAAGTATGTGTGCCTTCTGAATGCTTGGGAAGCCATTAAGTTGGTCAAGCTAGCTGAGCAATTTCTTAAGGCTCCTGGCAAAAGACAGGATATTTCCGATGAGGTTTGGTTTCACAACTGAACTCTCCTCCGTGGAGACATTTGGGAAAATACAGCCAGAGAATTAAAACTGCAGTGACCACGGCTTTTGTCACACACCCATTTGCTGGGCCCATTTCCCCCCTAAAATCAAGTTTTGTTGGAATGCAGAGCCCCGCCCATTCAAACCTCCACAGTGGAGTTGAGAAGTTGCCACACAGCTCTGGGCCCTCCTCACTGTACACCTCTGCCAGGCGCTTTACAGACCTCAGGGCCACAGTCACCAACCCGCAGCGTTCCCAGTTCCCTTCCTTAATGCCCACCCTGCTCCTTCCCGGGTCGACACGGAGGAGTCTGGAATCCGTCCTCGGTCGAGGGTTCCAGGGACTCGGATACCTGCCCCAGCACCCCCAGCACTCGCCCCATTTTCACCTGACCCCTCTCAACTACGCGGCCCACCTTCTTCCCTCATTCTGACTTCACCACAACAAGGCCCATGGCAGTGCCACCTCACGAGGAGAAGGACGATCACCTTGAGACCCTTCGGCCTCTGAGGCCACGGGCTATGCTTTCCCACGCTCCGGACAGCCACTGGCTCCTCCTCACACGCACTCACACTTCAACCCTTGGGAGGACTGGCCTGCGGACCTACCAGCTGCGTCTCAGTGGGACAGAAAAAGTCCAGACAGCAGGAACGCGACCCTCACACCCTCACAACTCCAGGGCATTCACCACGTGGGAAAAGGGGCCGAGGGGAAGACACCCAGTGGACATGCGCAGTGAGGTCGGTGCCTGCCTAGTGGGCTGTGGCGCCTCTCCTAGCCCCACCCCATGCCGCGCCGCGCAGTTCTCTACCCTCTCCCAGGTTCCCACTGAAGACTTCGGAATGTGTCTTCTGTGGGCGGTTTCATATGCCTCCGGGACTCAAATACCACAAATAGTTTCCCCCTTCAAAACTCACTCCATGTTCACTAGGTCCTCCTCCCCTCTAtggccctccttcctcccctgtcTGGGACCCCCACGACAGCAAGGCCATGGCTGTGTCACCACCTGTTAGGAGAAGGACAGGAACCTCAAGGACCTCCCCGTCGGAGGCCATAGACCGCGCCGCGGGCTCCTCCTCACAGTCTCTCCCACTTCAACTCTGGGAAGACTGATCTTCGGACTTACTGGCTGACTCCTAGTCAGCAGCACAGAAGGAAGTCATGATGTCTCCTTGCACAGCTCTGCAGGGACAGAAGGCGGACAGCAAGGCACATGGACAAGGGACTTGGGCAGCAAGGGACGTGCACACTGAGTCAGGCACATGCAAGGCCACCCGGGgttttccctctctccccaggctCGCATCCCTAAGGTGTTTGTAGTAGAAGGAAAGGGACTAAGAGGCTTCGTTCTCTCTCTTGCCCTACCATTCTCATGCATCCAGAAACACTGGGGACAGTCCCATGTCACCATGAGTGGAGGATGTGTCTCAGACCTTTT
It encodes:
- the XAGE3 gene encoding X antigen family member 3, whose translation is MIWRGRSTYRPRPRRSVPPPELIGPMLEPGDEEPQQEEPPTESRDPAPGQEREEDQGAAETQVPDLEADLQELSQSKTGGECGNGPDDQGKILPKSEQFKMPEGGDRQPQV